From the Quercus lobata isolate SW786 chromosome 6, ValleyOak3.0 Primary Assembly, whole genome shotgun sequence genome, one window contains:
- the LOC115994009 gene encoding uncharacterized protein LOC115994009 isoform X1: MCLLFSWANCFCFRCMFFIILIWEPSPLLIFKVSVPYLLFRYFLMPPQHYHFMLNEMYKILGSRMDCHFTDNHLNYRKYALASRQKDIFCSWPFPEKYLKICFKHGISNVLPPLEPGDSVIQSLRRDVMFKSSKQDNKKADSIDNKAPDFAEQEKLIKDECDSYSNEAISKVSSQECPLFPSSNSDKLEENNSNIASDFMVPRFKPSTTMHSLHHHDDQNGKLQISSKRMRHKRKRHKGKHKKRSMVDILAVAKHCSSEELYRINQILGCASEKAPKHGGEGNGGMANIENNCESELTDDCLDKKLQKDDFAAKKINMLSKKRWLVKFKFSGSKSNS, encoded by the coding sequence ATGTGTTTACTCTTTTCATGGGCAAATTGTTTTTGCTTTAGATGCATGTTCTTTATAATTCTGATATGGGAACCTTCTCCTTTACtaatttttaaggtttcagTTCCTTATCTTCTCTTTCGTTACTTCTTGATGCCACCCCAACATTATCATTTTATGTTAAATGAGATGTATAAAATTCTTGGTTCAAGAATGGACTGCCATTTTACTGATAACCATCTCAATTACAGAAAGTATGCTCTTGCTTCTCGTCAAAAAGATATCTTTTGTAGTTGGCCATTTCCAGAGAAATACTTGAAAATCTGTTTCAAGCATGGTATCAGCAATGTGTTGCCACCCCTTGAACCCGGTGATTCAGTTATTCAGTCACTCAGAAGAGATGTTATGTTTAAGTCTTCCAAACAAGATAACAAAAAGGCTGATTCCATTGACAATAAAGCACCAGATTTTGCTGAGCAGGAGAAGCTTATTAAAGATGAGTGTGATTCATACTCTAATGAAGCTATATCAAAAGTTTCCAGCCAGGAATGCCCTTTATTTCCTTCTAGCAATAGTGATAAGCTCGAAGAAAACAATTCCAATATTGCTTCTGATTTCATGGTTCCTAGATTTAAACCTTCAACTACAATGCATAGTTTGCACCACCATGATGATCAGAATGGTAAATTACAGATTTCCTCCAAGAGAATGAGGCATAAGCGAAAAAGACATAAGGGGAAGCACAAGAAGCGGTCAATGGTGGATATTTTAGCAGTAGCGAAGCATTGTTCTTCGGAGGAACTCTATAGAATTAACCAAATATTGGGCTGTGCTTCAGAAAAAGCTCCTAAGCATGGGGGTGAAGGAAATGGAGGAATGGCCAATATTGAGAATAATTGTGAATCTGAATTAACAGATGACTGCTTGGACAAGAAGCTTCAAAAAGATGATTTTGcggcaaaaaaaataaatatgttgaGCAAAAAACGATGGTTAGTAAAGTTCAAGTTCAGCGGAAGCAAATCCAATTCATGA
- the LOC115994009 gene encoding uncharacterized protein LOC115994009 isoform X2: MLSQQQNPPEVSLSLQQQMNPNHDCIQTDIKSFSIRKYALASRQKDIFCSWPFPEKYLKICFKHGISNVLPPLEPGDSVIQSLRRDVMFKSSKQDNKKADSIDNKAPDFAEQEKLIKDECDSYSNEAISKVSSQECPLFPSSNSDKLEENNSNIASDFMVPRFKPSTTMHSLHHHDDQNGKLQISSKRMRHKRKRHKGKHKKRSMVDILAVAKHCSSEELYRINQILGCASEKAPKHGGEGNGGMANIENNCESELTDDCLDKKLQKDDFAAKKINMLSKKRWLVKFKFSGSKSNS; the protein is encoded by the exons ATGCTGTCTCAGCAGCaaaacccacctgaggtttcGCTTTCTCTGCAGCAACAAATGAATCCCAACCACGATTGCATCCAAACAGATATCAAGTCCTTCTCCATAAG AAAGTATGCTCTTGCTTCTCGTCAAAAAGATATCTTTTGTAGTTGGCCATTTCCAGAGAAATACTTGAAAATCTGTTTCAAGCATGGTATCAGCAATGTGTTGCCACCCCTTGAACCCGGTGATTCAGTTATTCAGTCACTCAGAAGAGATGTTATGTTTAAGTCTTCCAAACAAGATAACAAAAAGGCTGATTCCATTGACAATAAAGCACCAGATTTTGCTGAGCAGGAGAAGCTTATTAAAGATGAGTGTGATTCATACTCTAATGAAGCTATATCAAAAGTTTCCAGCCAGGAATGCCCTTTATTTCCTTCTAGCAATAGTGATAAGCTCGAAGAAAACAATTCCAATATTGCTTCTGATTTCATGGTTCCTAGATTTAAACCTTCAACTACAATGCATAGTTTGCACCACCATGATGATCAGAATGGTAAATTACAGATTTCCTCCAAGAGAATGAGGCATAAGCGAAAAAGACATAAGGGGAAGCACAAGAAGCGGTCAATGGTGGATATTTTAGCAGTAGCGAAGCATTGTTCTTCGGAGGAACTCTATAGAATTAACCAAATATTGGGCTGTGCTTCAGAAAAAGCTCCTAAGCATGGGGGTGAAGGAAATGGAGGAATGGCCAATATTGAGAATAATTGTGAATCTGAATTAACAGATGACTGCTTGGACAAGAAGCTTCAAAAAGATGATTTTGcggcaaaaaaaataaatatgttgaGCAAAAAACGATGGTTAGTAAAGTTCAAGTTCAGCGGAAGCAAATCCAATTCATGA
- the LOC115950731 gene encoding voltage-gated hydrogen channel 1, giving the protein MKKPMSFNGLSQIQQSQPATNSLTLESLESSVHNLMKSWYRRQRWELIFFNSTQQDQDLNRAPWRTQLAKFLESTSVRIIAILLLLLDLIFTILELSSSLLSCPPNTNKQIQKVWYHWVGIAILSMLSARIVALAVGLGRSFFRRPGYVVDSVVLMVALVLEAFLEGRGGGLLVVVSLWRVVRVVESAFELSDEAIEAQIKVIVSQFEAVREENRRLSETIAEKDKMIEKLREEVDQCTYVDMLEMVPAASLTY; this is encoded by the coding sequence ATGAAAAAGCCTATGTCCTTCAATGGATTATCTCAAATCCAACAATCACAACCTGCCACCAACTCATTAACCTTAGAATCCCTTGAATCCTCGGTGCATAATCTCATGAAAAGCTGGTACAGAAGGCAAAGATGGGAGCTCATCTTCTTTAACTCCACACAGCAAGACCAGGACCTGAATAGAGCACCATGGAGAACCCAGTTGGCCAAATTTCTAGAATCCACCTCAGTTCGTATTATTGCCATTCTACTGCTTCTTCTGGACCTTATCTTCACTATCCTTGAACTTTCTTCCTCTCTACTTTCATGTCCTCCAAACACGAACAAGCAGATACAGAAAGTTTGGTACCATTGGGTAGGGATTGCCATCTTGAGCATGCTTTCAGCGAGGATAGTTGCTTTAGCCGTGGGATTAGGCAGATCATTCTTTAGGCGACCGGGTTATGTAGTTGACAGTGTAGTTCTTATGGTGGCATTGGTTTTGGAAGCTTTCTTGGAGGGAAGGGGAGGCGGGTTGCTTGTTGTAGTGAGTCTGTGGCGTGTTGTCAGGGTTGTAGAGAGTGCCTTCGAGCTAAGCGACGAGGCCATTGAAGCACAGATTAAAGTGATAGTATCCCAGTTTGAAGCGGTGCGAGAAGAGAATAGGAGACTCTCGGAGACCATTGCTGAGAAGGATAAGATGATAGAGAAGCTCAGGGAAGAAGTGGATCAATGTACATACGTAGACATGCTTGAGATGGTTCCAGCTGCCTCCTTAACTTATTAG